In Leishmania donovani BPK282A1 complete genome, chromosome 35, the following are encoded in one genomic region:
- a CDS encoding aspartate aminotransferase, putative, whose amino-acid sequence MSTQAAMTTTERWQKIQGQAPDVIFDLAKRAAAAKGPKANLVIGAYRDEQGRPYPLRVVRKAERLLLDMNLDYEYLPISGYQPFIDEAVKMIYGDTVALENLVAVQTLSGTGAVSLGAKLLTRVFDAEKTPIYLSDPTWPNHYGIVKAAGWKNICTYAYYDPKTVSLDFEGMKKDILAAPDGSVFILHQCAHNPTGVDPSQEQWDEIASLMLAKRHQVFFDSAYQGYASGSLDTDAYAARLFARRGIEVLLAQSFSKNMGLYSERAGTLSLLLKDKTKRADVKSVMDSLIREEYTCPPAHGARLAHLILSNNELRKEWEAELSAMAERIRTMRRTVYDELLRLQTPGSWEHVINQIGMFSFLGLSKAQCEYCQNHNIFITLSGRANMAGLTHETALMLAQTINDAVRNVDRE is encoded by the coding sequence ATGTCCACGCAGGCGGCCATGACCACGACGGAGCGCTGGCAGAAGATTCAGGGACAAGCTCCCGATGTCATCTTCGATCTCGCAaaacgcgccgccgctgccaaggGCCCCAAGGCCAACCTCGTCATTGGTGCCTACCGCGACGAGCAGGGCCGTCCCTACCCGCTACGCGTGGTCCGCAAGGCTGAACGGCTTCTTTTGGACATGAATCTCGACTACGAGTACCTACCCATCTCGGGCTACCAGCCCTTCATCGATGAGGCGGTAAAGATGATCTACGGCGATACCGTCGCGCTGGAGAACCTGGTTGCGGTGCAGACGCTGAGCGGGACCGGTGCTGTCTCTCTCGGCGCAAAGCTGCTGACTCGCGTCTTCGACGCTGAGAAGACGCCCATCTACCTTTCCGACCCCACGTGGCCCAACCACTACGGCATCGTGAAGGCTGCTGGCTGGAAGAACATCTGCACCTACGCCTACTACGACCCCAAGACGGTCAGCCTGGATTTCGAGGGCATGAAGAAGGACATTCTAGCGGCGCCGGACGGCTCCGTGTTCATTCTGCACCAGTGCGCGCACAACCCCACCGGCGTGGACCCGTCGCAGGAGCAGTGGGACGAGATCGCGTCACTGATGCTGGCCAAGCGCCATCAGGTGTTCTTCGACTCCGCCTACCAGGGCTACGCGAGCGGCAGCCTCGACACGGACGCGTATGCTGCCCGCCTGTTTgcccgccgcggcatcgAGGTACTGCTGGCGCAGTCCTTCTCCAAGAACATGGGCTTGTACAGCGAGCGTGCAGgcacgctgtcgctgctcctcAAGGACAAGACGAAGCGCGCGGATGTGAAGAGCGTGATGGATTCGCTGATCCGTGAGGAGTACACGTGCCCCCCGGCCCACGGTGCCCGCTTAGCCCACCTCATCCTGAGCAACAACGAGCTGCGAAAGGAGTGGGAGGCAGAGCTATCGGCCATGGCGGAGCGCATCCGTACGATGCGCCGCACCGTGTacgacgagctgctgcgcctgcagaCGCCCGGGAGCTGGGAGCACGTCATCAACCAGATTGGCATGTTCTCCTTCCTCGGGCTGTCGAAGGCGCAGTGCGAATACTGCCAAAATCACAACATCTTCATCACGTTGTCGGGTCGCGCTAACATGGCAGGTCTGACGCATGAGACGGCGCTGATGCTGGCACAGACGATCAACGATGCTGTGCGCAATGTGGATCGCGAGTGA
- a CDS encoding NADH-dependent fumarate reductase-like protein: MGGCATATQRRCAATDSHTGASVVVSDPEKAARERDRIARGLLTTNFPELHVNQRSVLRYKDVMHTVPYTLTIAVDGNVARQDVDPVVKAILSDCFAMVDKHLNSFNPGSEVSQVNRMPVGKKHVMSEHLFEVVKCCEEVYSSSGSCFDPAAAPLVHKLRDAARRQDSAEGDFAISAEEAGRFTLTNSFAIDIKEGTIARKHEDAMLDLGGLNKGYTVDCVVDRLNAANFADVLFEWGGDCRASGVNVQRQPWAVGVVRPPSVDEVVAAAKSGKSVTMNAHSLGDHTDEPAQSTSAADGAAKAEHKALLRVMSLSNEALCTSGDYENVLFANALGCALSSTYDWRRRCLIEPCRNELAQVSIKCYSCLYADALATASFVKRDPVRVRYMLEHYRHDYNRVTDYAAYTREGERLAHMYEIAHESPACRIERIAGSLPARVVVIGGGLAGCAAAIEAASCGATVILLEKEARLGGNSAKATSGINGWGTRTQAVNHVLDNCKFFERDTFLSGKGGHCDPGLVRTLSVKSAEAISWLEFFGIPLTVLYQLGGASRRRCHRAPDQKDGTPVPVGFTIMRHLEDYIRTKLQGKVTILNEMAVVSLMHDVSAMPDGNREIRVHGVRYKSMTDASGTVMDLPADAVVLATGGFSNDHTPNSLLREYAPNVYGTPTTNGTFATGDGVKMARKLGATLVDMDKVQLHPTGLIDPKDPSNRTKYLGPEALRGSGGILLNKNGERFVNELDLRSVVSQAIIAQDNEYPNSGGSKFAYCVLSEEAATLFGKNSLTYYWKSQGLFTRVDDMKALAELIGCSVESLHRTLETYERQSTGKKACPRTGKLVFPSVVGTKGPYYVAYVTPSIHYTMGGCFISPAAELLMEDHSVNIFEDMHPILGLFGAGEVTGGVHGRNRLGGNSLLECVVFGKIAGDRAATILQKEKHGLRKDKWVPVVVRESRASDQFGVGSRVLRFNLPGATQTSGLTVGEFIGIRGDWDGQQLIGYYSPINMPDDKGRISILARGDKGNLQEWISSMRPGDSVEMKACGGLRIELKPHQKQMVYRKTVIRKLGLIAGGSGVAPMLQIIKAALNRPYVDSIETIRLVYAAEDEYELTYRSLLKQYRADNPDKFDCGFVLNNPPEGWTEGVGYVDRATLQSLLPPPSKGLLVAICGPPVMQRSVVADLLALGYNAEMVRTVDEDGAL; encoded by the coding sequence ATGGGTGGCTGCGCAACGGCGACACAGCGACGTTGCGCAGCCACCGACTCGCATACAGGCGCTTCCGTAGTCGTTTCGGACCCCGAAAAGGCCGCTCGTGAGCGCGATCGCATTGCTCGCGGCCTGCTCACCACCAACTTTCCCGAGCTGCACGTCAACCAGCGCTCGGTGCTGCGGTATAAGGACGTGATGCACACGGTGCCGTACACGCTCACCATCGCTGTAGACGGTAATGTCGCTCGCCAAGATGTGGATCCTGTCGTCAAGGCAATTCTAAGCGACTGCTTCGCGATGGTGGACAAGCACCTCAACTCCTTCAACCCGGGCAGCGAGGTGTCGCAGGTCAACAGGATGCCGGTGGGAAAGAAGCACGTCATGTCGGAGCACCTCTTCGAGGTGGTCAAGTGCTGCGAGGAGGTCTACAGCAGTAGCGGCAGCTGCTTTGACccggccgcagcaccgctggtgcacaagctgcgcgatgccgcTCGCCGGCAGGACTCCGCCGAGGGGGACTTCGCCATCtctgcggaggaggcggggcgTTTCACCCTGACGAACAGCTTTGCCATCGACATCAAAGAAGGCACCATCGCGCGCAAGCACGAAGATGCGATGCTAGACCTGGGTGGCCTGAACAAGGGCTACACCGTCGACTGCGTGGTGGATCGTCTGAATGCAGCCAACTTCGCCGACGTGCTGTTCGAGTGGGGCGGCGACTGCCGCGCCTCGGGTGTGAATGTGCAGCGCCAGCCGTGGGCAGTCGGCGTTGTGCGTCCGCCATCGGTCGACGAggtcgtcgcggctgccaagTCCGGCAAGTCGGTGACAATGAATGCCCACAGCCTTGGGGATCACACGGATGAACCGGCGCAGTCGACGTCGGCCGCCGACGGGGCGGCCAAGGCTGAGCACAAGGCGCTCCTGCGCGTCATGTCGCTCAGCAATGAGGCACTCTGCACGAGCGGCGACTACGAGAACGTGCTCTTCGCCAACGCGCTTGGATGCGCTCTCTCGAGCACATACGactggcgtcgccgctgcctcatTGAGCCCTGCCGGAACGAACTGGCCCAGGTTAGCATCAAATGCTACTCGTGTCTGTACGCCGACGCACTCGCCACCGCGAGCTTCGTGAAGCGCGAccccgtgcgcgtgcggtaCATGCTCGAGCACTACCGCCACGATTACAACCGCGTGACCGACTACGCCGCCTACACGCGcgagggggagcggctggCACACATGTACGAGATCGCGCACGAGAGCCCGGCCTGTCGGATAGAGCGCATTGCCGGCTCGCTGCCAGCGCGTGTTGTTGtgatcggcggcggccttgcTGGTTGCGCGGCCGCCATTGAGGCAGCCAGCTGCGGCGCTACCGTCATTCTCCTGGAGAAGGAAGCCCGGCTGGGTGGCAATAGCGCCAAGGCCACCTCTGGCATCAACGGCTGGGGCACCCGCACGCAGGCGGTGAATCACGTCCTCGATAACTGCAAGTTTTTTGAGCGAGACACGTTCCTCTCCGGCAAGGGTGGCCACTGCGACCCTGGACTCGTGCGCACCCTCTCTGTAAAATCCGCTGAAGCGATTAGCTGGCTCGAGTTCTTCGGCATCCCGCTAACCGTCCTCTACCAGCTTGGTGGCGCGAGCCGCAGGCGCTGCCATCGCGCGCCGGATCAGAAAGACGGCACTCCGGTGCCCGTTGGCTTCACGATCATGCGTCACCTCGAGGACTACATCCGCACCAAGCTGCAAGGCAAGGTGACGATCTTGAACgagatggcggtggtgagccTCATGCACGACGTGAGCGCGATGCCGGACGGAAACCGCGAGATTCGCGTGCACGGTGTCCGCTACAAGTCGATGACCGATGCGTCGGGGACGGTTATGGATCTGCCGGCGGACGCCGTCGTGCTTGCCACCGGCGGCTTCTCGAACGACCACACGCCCaactcgctgctgcgtgagTACGCGCCAAACGTGTACggcacccccaccaccaacgGCACGttcgccaccggcgacggtgtgAAGATGGCGCGCAAGCTGGGCGCCACGCTGGTAGACATGGAcaaggtgcagctgcacccgACCGGTCTCATTGACCCCAAGGACCCGTCGAATCGCACCAAGTACCTTGGCcccgaggcgctgcgcggctccGGCGGCATCCTGCTGAACAAGAACGGCGAGCGCTTCGTGAACGAGCTGGACCTGCGCTCCGTCGTGTCGCAGGCGATTATCGCGCAGGACAACGAGTACCCGAACTCGGGTGGCAGCAAGTTCGCATACTGCGTGCtgagcgaggaggcagcgACGCTCTTCGGCAAGAACTCCCTCACGTACTACTGGAAGTCGCAGGGTCTGTTCACCCGTGTGGATGACATGAAGGCGCTCGCCGAGCTCATCGGCTGCTCGGTTGAAAGCCTGCATCGAACCCTCGAGACATACGAGCGCCAGAGCACGGGGAAGAAGGCCTGCCCGCGGACTGGCAAGCTCGTGTTCCCCAGTGTGGTGGGCACCAAGGGGCCCTATTACGTGGCGTACGTCACACCGTCGATCCACTACACCATGGGCGGCTGCTTCATCtctccggcggcggagctgctcatGGAAGATCACTCCGTCAACATATTCGAAGACATGCATCCCATTCTTGGCCTCTTCGGTGCAGGTGAGGTAAccggcggcgtgcacggCCGCAACCGTCTCGGCGGCAACTCTCTGCTGGAGTGCGTCGTGTTCGGCAAGATCGCTGGCGACCGCGCGGCCACAATTCTGCAGAAGGAGAAGCACGGGCTCCGCAAGGATAAGTGGGTGCCGGTTGTGGTGCGGGAGTCGAGGGCGAGTGATCAGTTCGGTGTTGGctcgcgcgtgctgcgcttcaACCTGCCCGGCGCGACGCAGACATCCGGATTGACCGTTGGCGAGTTCATCGGTATCCGCGGTGACTGGGACGGCCAGCAATTGATTGGCTACTACAGCCCCATCAACATGCCCGACGACAAGGGCCGCATCTCGATTCTGGCGCGTGGTGACAAGGGCAACCTGCAGGAGTGGATCTCGTCCATGCGTCCTGGCGACTCGGTCGAAATGAAGGCCTGCGGCGGTCTCCGTATCGAGCTCAAGCCCCACCAGAAGCAGATGGTGTACCGTAAGACGGTCATTCGGAAACTGGGCCTCATCGCCGGCGGCTCCGGTGTGGCGCCGATGCTGCAGATTATTAAGGCCGCGCTCAACCGCCCATACGTGGACAGCATCGAGACGATCCGCCTCGTGTACGCTGCCGAGGACGAGTATGAGCTGACCTACCGCTCGCTGCTGAAGCAATACCGCGCCGACAACCCGGACAAGTTCGACTGCGGCTTCGTGCTGAATAACCCTCCTGAAGGCTGGACAGAGGGTGTGGGCTACGTCGACCGTGCCACGCTGCAGAGCCTTCTCCCGCCTCCGTCGAAGGGCCTGCTCGTGGCCATTTGCGGCCCGCCGGTGATGCAGCGCTCCGTCGTGGCGGACCTGCTGGCACTAGGCTATAACGCCGAAATGGTGCGCACGGTGGATGAGGATGGCGCGCTCTAG